A stretch of the bacterium genome encodes the following:
- a CDS encoding TRAP transporter substrate-binding protein produces the protein MDSARRVATCAILPFLACLLLATHASGQNVRLKIQSAWSRNMPVLGETIRNFEARMNAMEGHGIRLRVYDANKLVPTLQIMDAVSSGKVDAGFAFPGYWMGKLPAAAVFGAVPFGPEAPEYLAWLHEGGGLALWEEIYGKLGVVPIPCGVIPPEASGWFREPIESPADLHGLKIRYAGLGGKAMEKLGASITMLAAGDIFLSLERGVLDATEYSMPAVDKPLGFYKVAKHYYFPGWHQPSSIMELVVNAKSWAKLSEAQQAAVRTSCDASTLWSMTRGLAVQGEALAFFEQEGVTIHNWSPEMMAQFRSAAGEVMKEASAADPDFKRAWDSLQAFRASYQPWASIATPED, from the coding sequence GTGGATTCCGCTCGGCGCGTCGCTACGTGCGCCATCCTTCCGTTTCTGGCCTGCCTGCTGCTGGCAACGCACGCGTCCGGCCAGAACGTGCGCCTCAAAATCCAATCGGCCTGGAGCCGGAACATGCCGGTGCTGGGCGAAACGATCCGCAACTTCGAAGCTCGCATGAACGCCATGGAAGGCCACGGAATCCGCTTGCGGGTCTACGATGCCAACAAGCTCGTCCCCACCCTCCAGATCATGGACGCCGTTTCCTCGGGTAAGGTCGATGCCGGCTTCGCCTTTCCTGGCTACTGGATGGGAAAGCTACCGGCCGCGGCGGTCTTCGGTGCCGTCCCCTTCGGACCGGAAGCACCCGAGTACCTGGCATGGTTGCATGAAGGCGGGGGCCTCGCCTTATGGGAGGAGATCTACGGCAAGCTCGGTGTCGTACCGATCCCCTGCGGCGTGATCCCGCCGGAAGCCTCGGGTTGGTTCCGCGAACCGATCGAAAGCCCGGCCGACCTCCATGGCCTGAAGATTCGTTATGCGGGGCTCGGCGGGAAGGCGATGGAAAAGCTCGGAGCCTCGATCACGATGCTCGCGGCCGGCGACATCTTCCTTTCTCTGGAACGGGGCGTTCTCGATGCCACCGAATACTCGATGCCCGCCGTCGACAAACCCCTGGGCTTCTACAAGGTGGCCAAGCACTACTATTTTCCGGGTTGGCACCAGCCGTCCTCGATCATGGAACTGGTGGTGAATGCGAAGAGCTGGGCGAAGCTCTCGGAGGCGCAGCAGGCCGCCGTTCGGACCTCATGCGACGCCTCGACCCTTTGGAGCATGACCCGCGGCCTGGCCGTCCAGGGGGAGGCCCTCGCCTTCTTCGAGCAAGAGGGGGTGACCATCCACAACTGGTCTCCGGAAATGATGGCGCAATTCAGATCCGCAGCTGGGGAAGTCATGAAGGAAGCCAGCGCGGCTGACCCGGACTTCAAGCGGGCATGGGATTCGCTCCAGGCCTTTCGCGCCAGCTACCAGCCCTGGGCCTCGATCGCGACACCCGAGGACTAG